A single Populus alba chromosome 7, ASM523922v2, whole genome shotgun sequence DNA region contains:
- the LOC118032034 gene encoding large ribosomal subunit protein eL38z/eL38y, translated as MPKQIHEIKDFLLTARRKDARSVKIKRSRDAVKFKVRCSKYLYTLCVFDTEKADKLKQSLPPGLSVQDL; from the exons ATG CCTAAGCAAATCCATGAGATCAAGGATTTCCTTCTTACTGCCAGAAGGAAAGATGCACGCTCTGTGAAGATCAAGAGGAGCAGAGATGCTGTCAAGTTCAAGGTTCGCTGCTCGAAGTACCTCTACACCCTTTGTGTCTTTGACACTGAGAAGGCAGACAAGCTGAAGCAATCTCTTCCTCCAG GTTTGAGTGTTCAAGACCTGTGA
- the LOC118032033 gene encoding protein SHORT-ROOT: MQSNSSNNNNNQPQTSHTSTSRSSDSGEACGAGNKWASKLLSECARAISEKDSSKIHNLLWMLNELASPYGDCDQKLASHFLQALFCKATDSGQRCFKTLTTVAEKSHSFDSARKLILKFQEVSPWTTFGHVASNGAILEALDGASKLHIIDISHTLCTQWPTLLEALATRNDETPHLKLTVVVTASIVRSVMKEIGQRMEKFARLMGVPFELNVISGLNHLGELTKEELGVQEDEAVAINCNGALRRVGAEERNSVIRMFQSLNPRVVTIVEEEADFTSSRYDFVKCFEECLRYYTLYFEMLEESFVPTSNERLMLERECSRNIVRVLACDEENDGGECERRERGSQWFERLREAFSPVGFSDDVVDDVKALLKRYRGGWALALPQGDHESGIYLTWKEEPVVWASAWKP; this comes from the coding sequence ATGCAAAGCAatagcagcaacaacaacaacaatcagcCTCAGACTAGTCATACATCAACAAGCCGTTCTTCGGACTCCGGTGAGGCTTGTGGGGCAGGAAACAAATGGGCATCAAAGCTTCTTAGTGAGTGTGCAAGAGCAATCTCAGAGAAGGACTCTAGCAAGATCCATAACCTTCTATGGATGTTAAATGAGCTTGCCTCTCCTTATGGAGATTGTGATCAGAAATTGGCATCTCATTTCTTGCAAGCTCTCTTTTGTAAGGCTACCGACTCCGGCCAACGGTgcttcaaaaccctaacaacAGTAGCTGAGAAGAGCCACTCCTTTGATTCAGCTAGGAAATTGATACTAAAATTCCAAGAGGTAAGCCCATGGACTACTTTTGGTCATGTGGCTTCAAACGGTGCAATTTTGGAGGCCTTGGATGGGGCGAGCAAACTTCACATAATTGATATAAGCCATACCCTTTGCACACAGTGGCCTACTTTGCTAGAAGCTTTAGCTACAAGAAATGATGAGACGCCGCATTTAAAGCTCACCGTCGTGGTAACTGCTAGCATTGTAAGATCAGTCATGAAAGAAATTGGCCAAAGAATGGAGAAGTTTGCTAGGTTAATGGGAGTGCCCTTTGAGCTTAATGTTATCAGTGGGCTAAACCATTTAGGAGAGCTCACAAAGGAAGAGCTAGGAGTTCAAGAAGATGAAGCTGTCGCGATTAATTGCAACGGGGCATTGAGAAGAGTTGGAGCAGAGGAAAGAAATTCTGTGATCCGGATGTTTCAATCACTCAACCCTCGAGTTGTGACAATTGTTGAAGAAGAAGCTGATTTTACCAGCTCAAGATATGACTTTGTCAAGTGCTTTGAAGAGTGCCTTAGGTATTATACACTATATTTTGAGATGCTAGAGGAGAGCTTTGTCCCAACTAGTAATGAGAGATTGATGTTGGAGAGGGAATGTTCAAGGAACATAGTTAGGGTTTTGGCTTgtgatgaagaaaatgatggagGAGAGTGTGAAAGAAGGGAGAGGGGAAGCCAATGGTTTGAAAGGCTAAGGGAGGCATTTTCCCCTGTCGGGTTCAGTGATGATGTTGTCGATGATGTCAAGGCATTGCTTAAGAGATACCGAGGTGGGTGGGCACTAGCGCTACCTCAAGGAGATCATGAATCTGGAATTTACTTAACATGGAAAGAAGAACCTGTGGTATGGGCTTCTGCATGGAAACCCTAG
- the LOC118032044 gene encoding protein TRIGALACTOSYLDIACYLGLYCEROL 2, chloroplastic, whose amino-acid sequence MFGKSVVQVSTCPHMLSSSSLINASPGSSNFLPCLPARPQKKLLGVRAMSADTGHSQPPPSSSEKMNPLAVVLEVPVNIWRQTLKPLGDFGFGRRSIWEGGVGLFLVSGAVLVALSLAWLRGFQLRSKFRKYLAVIEFAQASGICTGTHVRIRGVTVGEVVRVNPSLKSIEAVVEVEDDKIFIPRNSLVEVNQSGLLMETMIDITPRNPIPKPSVGPLDAECVKEGLIVCDRQRIKGIQGVSLDALVGIFTRIGREVEEIGVANSYALAERVAAVIEEAKPLLTKIKAMTEDVQPLLSEVRDSGLLKEVENLTRSLTLASEDLRRAHTSIMTPENSELIQKSIYSLIFTLKNIENISSDILGFTGDEATRRNLKALIKSLSRLL is encoded by the exons ATGTTTGGGAAGTCAGTAGTCCAAGTGTCAACATGCCCTCATATGCTATCTTCGTCATCATTGATTAATGCATCTCCTGGTTCTTCAAATTTCCTGCCTTGTCTTCCAGCAAGACCGCAAAAGAAACTCTTGGGGGTGCGGGCTATGTCAGCAGATACAGGACATAGCCAACCACCACCCTCTTCTTCAGAGAAGATGAATCCACTTGCTGTTGTTTTGGAGGTACCTGTTAATATTTGGAGGCAAACGTTAAAGCCATTAGGTGATTTTGGGTTTGGTCGGAGGAGCATTTGGGAAGGTGGTGTTGGGTTGTTTCTTGTGTCTGGTGCAGTGCTTGTTGCACTCAGCTTGGCTTGGTTGCGGGGGTTTCAGCTGCGATCTAAATTCAGGAAGTACTTGGCTGTCATTGAGTTTGCTCAGGCTAGTGGTATTTGCACAGGAACACATGTTAGGATTAGAGGGGTCACTGTTGGTGAAGTTGTCCGTGTTAATCCTTCCTTGAAGAGTATTGAAGCAGTTGTGGAG GTTGAGGATGATAAAATTTTCATACCTAGAAATTCACTAGTTGAGGTGAACCAATCTGGTCTTCTCATGGAAACAATGATTGATATTACTCCTCGTAATCCAATTCCAAAACCTTCTGTCGGACCTCTTGATGCTGAATGTGTTAAAGAAGGTCTAATTGTATGTGATAGGCAAAGGATAAAGGGAATTCAAGGGGTGAGTTTGGATGCCTTGGTTGGGATATTCACCCGTATTGGACGTGAAGTAGAGGAAATTGGTGTTGCCAATAGCTATGCCCTGGCTGAGCGTGTTGCTGCTGTTATTGAAGAGGCAAAGCCACTGCTAACAAAG ATAAAAGCCATGACCGAAGATGTTCAACCTTTGCTGTCTGAGGTTCGTGATAGTGGCCTGCTAAAGGAAGTTGAGAACTTAACCAGAAGCCTAACACTAGCTTCTGAAGATTTAAG AAGGGCACATACATCCATTATGACACCAGAGAACAGTGAGTTGATTCAGAAGTCCATTTACAGTCTAATTTtcactttgaaaaacattgag AATATAAGCTCTGATATTCTGGGATTCACGGGTGATGAGGCTACAAGACGGAACTTGAAAGCACTTATAAAGTCCCTCAGCAGGTTATTATGA